A single Filimonas effusa DNA region contains:
- a CDS encoding MBL fold metallo-hydrolase, which translates to MIIEQMYTGCLAQGAYYIECDGVAAIIDPLREVQPYIDKASRNGASIKYILETHFHADFVSGHLDLAQKTGAAIVYGPEAAPQFNFYSAADGEELPLGKATITVIHTPGHTMESCCFLLKDETGKEIALFSGDTLFIGDVGRPDLAQKIRPELTPAVLAEHLYWSLRGKIMPLPDDVVVYPAHGAGSACGKNMCKETSDTLGHQKHTNYALRSNMTRDEFIREVMTGLVAPPAYFPFNVLMNMQGYESLDKVLGRGLRALSPSAFEIVANETTALILDTRDPASFAKGHIPNSINIGIDGSFAPWVGALIPDIKQEILVVAETGREQEVITRLARVGYDQAVGYLVGGYENWIRAGKEVEHVTSVTVAQLTVQAAQQTLSFIDVRKRSEYDSEHLPDALNMPLDNINEHMQQLNRNHTYYVHCAGGYRSMIFISILQARGFFNLINVEGGFKALKESGAFRITDFVKPVTQL; encoded by the coding sequence ATGATTATCGAGCAAATGTATACCGGCTGCCTGGCCCAGGGGGCGTATTATATTGAGTGCGATGGCGTAGCAGCCATCATAGACCCGCTTCGCGAAGTGCAGCCCTATATCGATAAAGCCAGCCGAAACGGCGCCTCCATCAAATATATCCTCGAAACTCATTTTCATGCCGACTTCGTTTCCGGCCACCTCGATCTTGCTCAGAAAACCGGGGCTGCCATCGTCTACGGCCCCGAAGCTGCGCCGCAATTCAATTTCTATTCCGCTGCCGACGGCGAAGAGCTGCCTCTCGGTAAAGCAACCATCACTGTCATTCACACACCCGGACATACCATGGAAAGCTGCTGCTTCCTGCTGAAAGATGAAACCGGGAAAGAAATAGCCCTCTTTAGCGGCGATACGCTCTTCATTGGTGATGTTGGCCGCCCCGACCTTGCACAAAAGATCAGGCCCGAACTAACCCCCGCAGTCCTCGCCGAACATCTCTATTGGTCCCTGCGCGGAAAGATCATGCCCCTGCCCGATGATGTGGTCGTCTATCCCGCACACGGCGCCGGATCCGCCTGCGGTAAAAACATGTGTAAAGAAACCTCCGATACGCTCGGACACCAGAAACATACCAACTACGCACTGCGTAGTAATATGACCCGCGACGAATTTATCCGCGAGGTCATGACAGGCCTCGTTGCCCCTCCCGCATATTTCCCCTTCAATGTGCTCATGAACATGCAGGGCTACGAAAGCCTCGATAAAGTACTGGGCCGGGGACTACGCGCCCTGTCGCCCTCGGCATTTGAAATTGTCGCAAACGAAACTACAGCTCTTATCCTCGATACGCGCGACCCCGCAAGCTTTGCAAAAGGACATATCCCCAATTCCATAAACATAGGTATCGATGGCAGCTTTGCCCCTTGGGTAGGCGCCCTCATCCCCGATATAAAACAGGAGATCCTCGTAGTCGCCGAAACAGGCCGCGAACAGGAAGTCATCACCCGCCTCGCAAGGGTAGGATACGACCAGGCCGTTGGTTACCTCGTAGGCGGTTATGAAAACTGGATCCGCGCAGGAAAAGAAGTGGAACACGTTACCTCCGTAACGGTAGCACAACTCACTGTTCAGGCAGCACAGCAAACATTGTCTTTTATAGATGTCCGTAAAAGATCTGAATACGACAGCGAACACCTGCCCGATGCATTGAACATGCCGCTCGATAATATCAACGAGCATATGCAACAACTGAACAGGAACCATACATATTATGTACATTGCGCCGGCGGCTATCGCTCCATGATCTTTATATCTATCTTACAGGCAAGGGGTTTCTTCAACCTCATCAACGTCGAAGGCGGA